A single genomic interval of Bacillus smithii harbors:
- a CDS encoding MTH1187 family thiamine-binding protein — translation MSNSLVSIQIIPHTKNGEDVIPYVDEAIEVIANSGVKYEVHPLETTMEGNLEDLLPIIQKMNEKMVEAGCPSVISQVKILFRPDGITMDELTEKYR, via the coding sequence ATGAGCAATTCATTAGTCAGTATTCAAATCATTCCCCATACCAAAAATGGAGAAGACGTGATCCCCTATGTGGATGAAGCGATAGAAGTGATAGCCAACTCAGGAGTGAAATATGAAGTCCATCCGCTGGAAACGACAATGGAAGGAAACTTGGAAGATTTACTTCCCATTATTCAAAAAATGAATGAAAAAATGGTGGAAGCAGGATGTCCAAGCGTCATTTCACAGGTGAAGATTTTATTTCGGCCAGATGGGATTACCATGGATGAATTGACGGAGAAATATCGATGA
- a CDS encoding ABC transporter permease, translating into MKRIFSKGGRSVAIFLLFLAVWETIARLVNIPNWLLPAPSAIVKTGVKVFPDFLPHFIATVKLSLTGYLIGCGFGFLAAVCLHLLPKLKEAVYPFLILSQNIPIIVLAPLLVIWFGFGILPKIIIITLFCFFPVAVAALDGFRQVPHELRYYMEMAGATKSQLFLKLELPGSLPSIFSGLKISAAYSVMGAVVSEWIGAQEGIGVFMTIASSSFQTEKVFVAIFVIMALSLLFFLAIVLLEKRLMKWQPKGDDKR; encoded by the coding sequence ATGAAACGCATTTTTTCAAAGGGAGGTCGCTCTGTTGCGATCTTCCTCCTTTTCTTAGCTGTCTGGGAAACGATAGCCCGGCTCGTGAATATTCCCAACTGGCTGCTGCCCGCCCCTTCCGCCATTGTCAAAACTGGAGTGAAAGTTTTTCCGGATTTTCTTCCGCATTTTATCGCTACTGTAAAACTATCGTTAACCGGCTATTTGATCGGCTGCGGGTTTGGCTTTTTAGCTGCCGTTTGTCTTCATTTGCTGCCAAAACTTAAGGAAGCGGTATATCCGTTTCTGATTTTGTCTCAAAATATCCCGATCATTGTATTGGCGCCTTTGCTCGTAATTTGGTTCGGGTTTGGAATTCTTCCGAAAATCATTATTATTACACTCTTTTGCTTCTTCCCCGTGGCCGTCGCTGCTCTGGACGGTTTTAGGCAAGTGCCGCATGAGCTGAGGTATTATATGGAAATGGCCGGTGCTACGAAATCGCAATTATTTTTAAAACTGGAGCTTCCCGGAAGCCTTCCGTCCATTTTTTCCGGATTAAAAATTTCCGCTGCCTACAGCGTAATGGGAGCAGTAGTTTCGGAATGGATCGGCGCTCAAGAAGGGATCGGCGTCTTCATGACGATTGCTTCCTCCTCTTTTCAAACGGAAAAAGTGTTTGTCGCGATATTTGTTATTATGGCATTGAGCCTCCTCTTCTTTCTTGCCATCGTCCTGTTGGAAAAGAGGCTGATGAAATGGCAGCCGAAAGGAGACGATAAAAGATGA
- a CDS encoding ABC transporter ATP-binding protein: protein MTHLEVKHVYKSFEDKPVIQDLSFSLQKGEFVSILGPSGSGKSTLFHLIGGIIVPDSGEIVLDGKNITGQKGHVSFMPQHPSLLPWRNLLDNVLLGQELTGKREVEKARSMLAAAGLEGHEKSYPHQLSGGMQQRASFLRALISPQSLMCLDEPFSALDEFTRLEMQKWLMSIWEQYRRTVLFITHNIEEALFLSDRILIFSERPARILADISVPFSRPRQPSLFLESEFFDWKRNIYEILRGEKTTGF, encoded by the coding sequence ATGACCCACTTGGAAGTGAAACATGTATATAAAAGCTTTGAAGACAAGCCGGTTATCCAGGATCTCTCCTTTTCCCTCCAAAAAGGGGAATTTGTATCCATATTAGGGCCCTCGGGAAGCGGGAAAAGCACTCTCTTTCATTTAATCGGAGGCATTATCGTGCCAGACAGCGGAGAGATTGTGTTGGACGGAAAAAACATCACCGGTCAAAAAGGACACGTAAGCTTTATGCCTCAACATCCTTCTCTCCTTCCATGGAGAAACTTGCTGGATAATGTGCTTCTTGGACAAGAGCTGACAGGAAAAAGAGAGGTAGAAAAAGCTAGAAGCATGCTGGCGGCAGCCGGTCTTGAAGGCCACGAGAAATCCTACCCCCATCAACTATCCGGTGGAATGCAGCAAAGAGCTTCTTTTTTGCGCGCTTTGATCAGTCCGCAATCGCTTATGTGTTTAGACGAACCCTTTTCGGCTTTAGATGAATTTACGCGCTTGGAAATGCAAAAGTGGTTGATGTCGATTTGGGAGCAATACCGAAGAACGGTTTTGTTTATCACTCATAATATTGAAGAAGCGCTTTTTTTATCGGACCGAATTCTGATATTTTCCGAACGGCCGGCACGGATACTGGCAGATATATCCGTGCCATTTTCAAGACCGCGTCAGCCATCGCTTTTTTTGGAAAGTGAATTTTTTGATTGGAAAAGAAACATTTATGAAATTCTTCGAGGCGAAAAGACGACCGGATTTTGA
- a CDS encoding carbon starvation CstA family protein, with product MKNGIISIIIWTAVSILGASALAILALANNETVSAAWIVVAAVSCYAVAYRFYSKFIANKIFALNDQRATPAEIHNDGKDFVPTNKWVLFGHHFAAIAGAGPLVGPILAAQMGYLPGMLWIIIGVVLGGAVQDAVILMGSMRRDGKSLGQIAKEEVGPFGGLIASIGVIAIMIILIAVLALVVVKSLVNSPWGVFTIASTIPIAILMGLYMRFIRPGRVLEGSLLGIVLLMLALWGGQFVAESPVLAKMFTFTAPQLAIMIGIYGFIASILPVWLLLAPRDYLSSFLKIGVIVLLAVGIIVVLPDLQMPKVSRFIDGSGPVFAGNLFPFLFITIACGAVSGFHALVASGTTPKMIEKESHARTIGYGAMLMESGVAIMALIAACAIHPGLYFAMNAPASVIGTDAAHAASVISSWGFQITPDEITNAAKEIGEATIMSRTGGAPTLAVGMAEIFTNFLSGAKAFWYHFAILFEAVFILTTIDAGTRIGRFMLQDFIGNFYKPFGRTDHYLYNIIASALITLCWAYITYQGAIDPFGGINSLWALFGISNQMLAAIALAVGTTLIIKMGKAKYSWVTIVPFVFLCVTTLVAAFMKLFSSVPAIGFLAHAKIYQKAIDAGQVLAPAPNMDVMKQIVFNDRLDAVITAIFIAIVILLILDSIRVWYSIIIKKQKIELREAPFVQSKYSNTSIGG from the coding sequence ATGAAAAACGGAATTATTTCTATTATCATTTGGACGGCTGTTTCCATTTTAGGCGCATCGGCGCTAGCCATTCTCGCGCTAGCCAATAATGAAACCGTTTCCGCCGCTTGGATAGTGGTAGCCGCAGTATCCTGCTACGCCGTAGCTTATCGTTTTTACAGTAAATTTATTGCCAATAAAATCTTTGCGCTGAACGATCAGCGGGCAACTCCTGCTGAAATTCACAACGATGGAAAAGATTTTGTTCCGACCAACAAGTGGGTGCTGTTTGGCCACCATTTTGCAGCCATTGCAGGGGCCGGTCCTCTTGTAGGTCCGATTTTGGCAGCTCAAATGGGATATTTGCCGGGGATGCTTTGGATTATTATCGGTGTCGTGCTCGGTGGAGCTGTCCAAGATGCCGTGATTTTGATGGGGTCCATGCGTCGTGACGGAAAATCGCTTGGACAAATTGCCAAAGAAGAGGTAGGTCCGTTTGGCGGGCTAATTGCTTCTATCGGCGTTATTGCCATTATGATCATCCTCATCGCTGTTCTGGCGTTAGTTGTCGTGAAATCGCTTGTCAATTCGCCTTGGGGAGTTTTCACTATTGCTTCCACGATTCCAATCGCCATTTTGATGGGTCTCTACATGCGCTTCATCCGTCCGGGACGAGTGCTGGAAGGATCGCTGCTCGGAATCGTTCTGTTAATGTTGGCGCTTTGGGGCGGTCAGTTTGTGGCTGAGTCTCCTGTTTTAGCCAAAATGTTTACGTTTACAGCGCCTCAACTTGCCATCATGATTGGGATTTACGGTTTTATCGCTTCCATTTTGCCTGTATGGCTGCTGTTGGCGCCACGGGACTATTTGAGTTCTTTCCTGAAAATCGGAGTCATCGTACTATTGGCTGTCGGTATCATTGTCGTTCTTCCTGATTTGCAAATGCCTAAGGTGTCCCGTTTTATTGACGGCTCAGGTCCGGTCTTTGCAGGTAATTTGTTCCCGTTCTTATTTATTACCATCGCCTGCGGGGCGGTTTCCGGATTTCACGCTCTCGTTGCTTCGGGAACGACGCCTAAAATGATTGAAAAGGAATCCCATGCACGGACCATCGGATACGGAGCCATGCTGATGGAATCAGGGGTCGCCATTATGGCCTTGATCGCCGCCTGCGCTATCCATCCGGGACTATATTTTGCCATGAACGCTCCGGCTTCGGTGATCGGAACTGACGCTGCTCACGCCGCATCTGTCATCTCTTCATGGGGATTCCAAATCACCCCCGATGAAATTACGAATGCGGCTAAAGAAATTGGAGAAGCGACGATTATGTCTCGTACCGGAGGAGCGCCGACGCTGGCCGTGGGAATGGCCGAAATTTTTACGAATTTCCTTTCAGGGGCTAAAGCATTCTGGTATCACTTTGCCATTCTGTTTGAAGCGGTTTTCATTTTAACGACCATTGACGCAGGAACGAGAATCGGTCGTTTCATGCTGCAAGATTTTATCGGCAACTTTTATAAACCGTTCGGGCGAACTGATCATTATTTGTACAATATCATTGCATCCGCACTGATTACGCTCTGTTGGGCTTACATTACGTATCAAGGAGCGATCGACCCATTCGGAGGAATCAACTCGCTTTGGGCGCTGTTTGGAATTTCCAACCAAATGCTTGCTGCGATCGCGCTGGCCGTGGGAACTACGTTAATTATTAAAATGGGCAAAGCCAAATACAGCTGGGTCACAATCGTGCCTTTCGTTTTCTTGTGCGTCACCACATTGGTTGCTGCCTTCATGAAGCTGTTCTCATCTGTACCGGCTATCGGCTTTTTGGCGCACGCAAAAATTTATCAAAAAGCCATTGACGCAGGTCAAGTACTGGCACCTGCCCCCAATATGGATGTCATGAAGCAGATTGTATTTAACGACCGGCTAGATGCTGTCATTACAGCAATCTTTATCGCTATCGTCATTCTATTGATTCTTGATTCCATCCGGGTATGGTACAGCATTATCATCAAAAAGCAAAAGATTGAATTGAGAGAAGCTCCGTTTGTTCAATCCAAATATTCGAACACTTCGATCGGAGGTTAA
- a CDS encoding YbdD/YjiX family protein, which produces MEKVRTWIKKTRCNIKTIFGLPNYELYLEHHQKAHPDKPIMSEKEYYLFALKERYESGKVNRCC; this is translated from the coding sequence TTGGAAAAAGTAAGGACATGGATCAAAAAAACAAGATGCAACATCAAAACGATTTTTGGACTTCCTAACTACGAATTGTACTTGGAGCATCACCAAAAGGCGCATCCTGACAAACCGATAATGTCTGAAAAAGAATATTATCTGTTTGCCTTGAAAGAACGATATGAAAGCGGCAAAGTGAATCGCTGCTGCTGA